A window of the Chanodichthys erythropterus isolate Z2021 chromosome 21, ASM2448905v1, whole genome shotgun sequence genome harbors these coding sequences:
- the si:ch73-71c20.5 gene encoding DUF4748 domain-containing protein: MAAPCRNLMRSTLQGLYQLSNRTLWIGSHFEQIAARLRLQEDVLHSRALHRGHYALQTITKMESPKVMNTQKGAEPENKTNQQKKEEEEEEDEEDEDNRPEYIPKRKAKNPMMKIGYAWMIGLPTGIIGFILAKRQVDKNRLNQLKIRQRMKKSNEGDYESHRYKPASRMQ, from the exons ATGGCTGCGCCCTGTAGGAATCTGATGAGGTCGACTTTGCAAG GTTTATATCAACTATCAAATAGGACACTGTGGATAGGATCACACTTTGAGCAGATAGCTGCCCGTCTAAGACTGCAGGAGGATGTTTTGCACAGCAGAGCTCTACACCGTGGACATTATGCCTTACAAACCATCACCAAGATGGAATCTCCAAAAGTTATGAACACACAGAAAGGAGCTGAACCTGAAAATAAGACCAACCAACAAAagaaagaagaggaggaggaggaggatgaggaagatgaaGATAACAGGCCTGAGTACATCCCCAAAAGAAAAGCCAAAAATCCAATGATGAAGATCGGATATGCATG GATGATTGGCCTGCCTACTGGAATCATTGGCTTTATTCTGGCAAAGAGACAGGTGGACAAGAACCGACTGAATCAGCTGAAAATCAGACAGAGAATGAAGAAATCCAACGAGGGAGATTACGAGAGTCACCGATATAAACCAGCCTCCAGGATGCAGTGA